In Chitinophagales bacterium, a single genomic region encodes these proteins:
- a CDS encoding ABC transporter ATP-binding protein — protein sequence MVTIKNLHKSYKTGTQELKVLKGIDLTVSQGDFVSIMGPSGSGKSTLLNVLGILDNYNEGEYWLGDTLIKDLSQVQSAQYRNHYLGFVFQSFNLLPFKNAMENVALPLYYKGIKRKERNKIARDYLERVGLGDRWNHLPNELSGGQNQRVSIARALVGNPRLILADEPTGALDSNTSKEIITLFKEVNKEGMTIIIVTHDKEVANNTNRIIQLKDGLVQNV from the coding sequence ATGGTTACTATAAAAAACCTACATAAAAGCTATAAAACAGGAACGCAAGAATTAAAAGTGCTGAAAGGTATAGATTTAACCGTTAGCCAAGGCGATTTTGTTTCTATAATGGGACCTTCGGGTTCCGGGAAATCTACCTTGCTAAATGTGCTTGGTATTTTAGATAACTATAATGAAGGCGAATACTGGCTGGGCGATACTTTAATAAAAGATTTATCGCAAGTGCAATCGGCACAATATAGAAACCATTACTTGGGTTTTGTATTTCAATCGTTTAATTTACTTCCCTTTAAAAATGCAATGGAAAATGTGGCACTTCCGCTTTACTACAAAGGCATAAAACGAAAGGAAAGGAATAAAATAGCAAGAGATTATTTAGAGCGTGTAGGTTTGGGCGACCGCTGGAATCATCTTCCTAATGAATTATCGGGAGGGCAAAATCAAAGAGTTTCTATAGCCAGAGCCTTAGTAGGAAATCCAAGATTAATATTAGCCGATGAGCCTACAGGTGCTTTAGATTCTAACACTTCTAAAGAAATTATAACTTTATTTAAAGAAGTAAATAAAGAAGGTATGACTATAATTATTGTTACCCACGATAAAGAAGTAGCCAATAATACCAATAGAATTATTCAACTTAAAGACGGTTTAGTACAAAATGTTTGA
- a CDS encoding two pore domain potassium channel family protein, translated as MLFDKNSFFRSSKNRGLIIATILTLSVGTVFYHFIEKWNWLDSFYFSVITLTTVGYGDFSPQTNAGKIFTVFYVIMGIGLVLAFINEFYDHRINNKDKK; from the coding sequence ATGCTGTTTGATAAAAATAGTTTTTTTAGAAGTAGCAAAAATAGAGGGTTGATTATAGCAACAATACTTACACTATCTGTGGGTACGGTATTTTATCACTTTATTGAAAAATGGAACTGGTTAGATTCTTTTTACTTTTCAGTTATTACATTAACAACAGTAGGTTATGGCGATTTTAGCCCACAAACAAATGCAGGTAAAATATTTACTGTTTTTTATGTAATTATGGGTATAGGGTTAGTGTTGGCTTTTATAAATGAATTTTACGACCACAGGATTAATAATAAAGATAAAAAATAA
- a CDS encoding aldehyde dehydrogenase family protein — MKDFLQELGINQENLGVSTGSNFLKGNGETINSYTPVDGSLIAKSTSASKDDYNKVIETAQQAFVEWRKWPAPKRGEVVRQVGEALRKHKDALGKLVSYEMGKSLQEGYGEVQEMIDICDFAVGLSRQLHGLTMHSERPNHRMYEQWHPIGIVGIISAFNFPVAVWSWNAALAWVCGDVCVWKPSEKVPLCSIACQNIVKEVFKKNNVPEGVSCIVNGDYKIGELLSHDNRVPLVSATGSTRMGKAVGRAVGERLGRSLLELGGNNAIIITESADLDATLVGAVFGAVGTCGQRCTSTRRLIIHESIYNKVTETLKKAYGQLKIGDPLNEYNHVGPLIDKEAVKAYLNSIEKVKEEGGNFIVEGGVLEGNNYESGCFVKPCIAEVENYYKIVQHETFAPILYVMKYKNIEDAIAMQNNVPQGLSSAIMTTNMIEMEEFLSSAGSDCGIANVNIGTSGAEIGGAFGGEKETGGGRESGSDAWKAYMRRQTNTINYGKTVPLAQGIKFDL, encoded by the coding sequence ATGAAAGATTTTTTGCAAGAATTAGGAATAAATCAAGAAAATTTAGGTGTTAGCACAGGCTCTAATTTCTTAAAAGGAAATGGAGAAACAATAAATTCTTATACTCCTGTAGATGGTAGTTTAATAGCTAAATCTACAAGTGCATCTAAAGATGATTATAACAAGGTTATAGAAACAGCTCAGCAAGCTTTTGTAGAATGGCGAAAATGGCCGGCACCAAAAAGGGGAGAAGTGGTACGCCAAGTAGGCGAGGCACTACGTAAACATAAGGATGCTTTAGGTAAACTGGTTTCCTACGAAATGGGAAAAAGCCTACAAGAAGGCTATGGTGAAGTGCAAGAAATGATAGATATTTGCGATTTTGCCGTTGGTCTTTCCCGACAATTACACGGTTTAACCATGCACTCTGAAAGACCAAACCACCGAATGTATGAACAATGGCATCCCATAGGAATAGTGGGTATTATTTCGGCATTTAATTTTCCTGTAGCAGTATGGAGTTGGAATGCCGCTTTAGCATGGGTGTGCGGAGATGTTTGCGTTTGGAAACCTTCAGAAAAAGTGCCTTTGTGTAGTATTGCCTGCCAAAATATTGTAAAAGAAGTTTTTAAGAAAAATAATGTTCCGGAAGGCGTTTCATGTATAGTTAATGGAGATTATAAAATAGGCGAATTGTTAAGCCACGATAACAGAGTACCTTTAGTTTCTGCTACGGGAAGCACCAGAATGGGAAAAGCCGTGGGCAGAGCAGTAGGAGAAAGATTGGGAAGAAGTTTATTGGAGTTAGGTGGAAATAATGCTATTATTATAACAGAAAGTGCCGATTTAGATGCTACTTTAGTAGGAGCAGTATTTGGAGCAGTAGGCACCTGTGGGCAGCGTTGTACTTCTACTCGTAGGTTAATTATTCATGAAAGTATTTATAATAAAGTAACCGAAACACTTAAAAAAGCTTATGGGCAATTAAAAATAGGAGATCCTTTAAACGAATACAACCATGTAGGACCGTTAATAGATAAAGAGGCTGTAAAAGCTTACCTAAATAGTATAGAAAAAGTGAAAGAAGAAGGTGGAAACTTTATAGTAGAAGGAGGAGTATTAGAAGGCAATAATTATGAAAGTGGCTGTTTTGTAAAACCTTGTATTGCGGAAGTAGAAAATTATTATAAAATAGTACAACACGAAACATTTGCTCCTATACTATATGTAATGAAGTACAAAAATATAGAAGATGCCATAGCTATGCAAAATAATGTACCTCAAGGACTTAGCTCTGCCATTATGACGACTAATATGATTGAAATGGAAGAGTTTTTAAGCTCGGCAGGTAGCGATTGTGGTATAGCTAATGTAAATATAGGTACCAGCGGAGCAGAAATAGGTGGAGCTTTTGGTGGAGAAAAAGAAACAGGAGGTGGCAGAGAGTCCGGATCAGACGCATGGAAAGCTTATATGCGAAGACAAACTAATACTATTAATTATGGTAAAACAGTACCATTGGCACAGGGAATAAAATTTGACTTGTAA
- a CDS encoding D-glycero-beta-D-manno-heptose-7-phosphate kinase — MFNRKFDKNTFSKLNVLVIGDAMIDAYYYGKINRQSPEANVPIVEIDNKENRLGGAANVALNIATLGAKAHLMCFKGNDNNADELEKMLQKCQIKYVPIPCNRKTTVKARVYNGNEYVLRLDEEDTFGIKEQELQVLEKSLNNFLSLNEIDTAILQDYNKGFFTKESIAIICQLLYKMNIPFTVDPKKDNFFAYRNATLFKPNLKEINWALESKIEGTDFENIKNACSKLIVRNSSKNILVTLAENGAIAVNSSESYYEKAHKRNVIDVSGAGDTVIAVASLLLALNAPLNEILYYSNLAGGLVIEERGVQALKIWKLANKEN, encoded by the coding sequence ATGTTTAATAGGAAATTTGATAAAAACACATTTTCAAAACTCAATGTATTAGTAATAGGCGATGCTATGATAGACGCTTATTATTATGGCAAAATAAACAGGCAAAGCCCGGAGGCAAATGTTCCTATTGTAGAAATAGACAATAAGGAAAACAGATTAGGCGGAGCGGCAAATGTTGCTTTAAATATTGCTACACTTGGGGCAAAAGCTCATTTAATGTGTTTTAAAGGAAATGATAATAATGCAGATGAATTGGAAAAAATGTTGCAGAAGTGCCAAATTAAGTATGTTCCTATTCCTTGCAATAGAAAAACTACCGTAAAAGCCAGAGTTTATAATGGCAATGAGTATGTGCTTCGCTTAGATGAAGAAGACACTTTTGGTATTAAGGAGCAGGAACTGCAAGTGCTTGAAAAATCACTAAATAATTTTTTGAGTTTAAATGAAATTGATACTGCCATATTACAAGATTATAACAAAGGATTTTTTACCAAAGAAAGCATTGCTATAATTTGTCAGTTATTGTATAAAATGAATATTCCATTTACGGTTGACCCTAAAAAAGATAATTTTTTTGCATACCGAAATGCTACTTTATTTAAGCCAAATTTAAAGGAGATAAACTGGGCGTTAGAATCTAAAATTGAAGGAACTGATTTTGAAAACATTAAAAATGCTTGCAGTAAATTAATAGTTAGAAATAGCAGTAAAAATATATTAGTAACCTTAGCAGAAAATGGAGCAATAGCTGTTAACAGTTCAGAAAGCTATTATGAAAAAGCACATAAAAGAAATGTGATAGACGTAAGCGGTGCTGGCGATACCGTTATAGCCGTGGCAAGTTTGCTTTTAGCATTAAATGCTCCTTTAAATGAAATTTTGTATTATAGCAATTTGGCAGGAGGATTAGTTATAGAAGAGAGAGGAGTGCAAGCCTTAAAAATTTGGAAATTAGCTAACAAAGAAAATTAA